In a single window of the Luteibacter rhizovicinus DSM 16549 genome:
- the panD gene encoding aspartate 1-decarboxylase, with the protein MHLNMLKCKIHRATVTHAELNYEGSIAIDGNLLDAAGIREYEQIHAWNISNGERFVTYALRAEEGSGIISVNGSAARRVSTGDLVIIAAFVGLSEAEMAKYQPDLVYVDANNRITHTNHSIPKQAA; encoded by the coding sequence ATGCACCTCAACATGCTCAAGTGCAAGATCCACCGGGCCACGGTGACTCACGCCGAGCTGAACTACGAAGGTTCGATCGCCATCGACGGCAACCTGCTCGACGCTGCGGGTATCCGCGAGTACGAGCAGATCCATGCCTGGAACATCAGCAACGGCGAACGCTTCGTCACGTACGCGCTGCGTGCGGAAGAGGGCTCGGGCATCATCTCCGTGAACGGTAGCGCCGCGCGCCGCGTGTCCACCGGTGACCTGGTGATCATCGCCGCCTTCGTCGGCCTGTCCGAGGCCGAGATGGCCAAGTACCAGCCGGACCTGGTCTACGTCGACGCGAACAACCGCATCACGCATACGAATCATTCGATTCCCAAGCAGGCTGCGTAA
- the panC gene encoding pantoate--beta-alanine ligase yields MQTVTDAAALRATVRGWRNAGQNVGFVPTMGNLHAGHHSLLKLARARADRVIASVFVNPTQFGPGEDFERYPRTLAQDQAGLAEAGCDILFAPEVSTLYPFGAASSVSIHVPDLTETLEGAHRPGHFDGVATVVAKLFSLVQPDLAVFGQKDFQQLKVIERMVRDLSLPVKVMSGATLRDEDGLAMSSRNQYLTAQERARAPQIYSTLQQTRELFRQGHSWQALEQAAKARLERAGFVPDYVAIRRAEDLAEPGPDEREGLVVLVAARLGATRLIDNLPFD; encoded by the coding sequence ATGCAGACCGTTACCGATGCCGCCGCCCTCCGCGCTACCGTTCGCGGCTGGCGCAACGCTGGCCAGAACGTCGGCTTCGTGCCGACGATGGGCAACCTGCACGCCGGGCATCACTCCTTGCTGAAGCTGGCCCGTGCCCGCGCCGACCGGGTGATCGCCAGTGTCTTCGTCAATCCCACCCAGTTCGGGCCGGGCGAGGATTTCGAGCGCTACCCGCGCACCCTCGCGCAGGACCAGGCCGGCCTCGCCGAGGCCGGCTGCGACATCCTGTTCGCGCCCGAGGTCTCGACGCTGTATCCGTTCGGCGCTGCGTCCAGCGTGAGCATCCATGTGCCCGACCTGACCGAAACCCTCGAAGGCGCCCATCGCCCGGGCCACTTCGACGGCGTAGCCACGGTGGTCGCCAAGTTGTTCAGCCTGGTCCAGCCGGACCTCGCCGTGTTCGGCCAGAAGGACTTCCAGCAGCTCAAGGTGATCGAGCGGATGGTCCGTGACCTGTCCCTGCCGGTAAAGGTCATGTCGGGGGCCACGCTGCGCGACGAGGATGGCCTGGCCATGAGCTCGCGCAACCAGTACCTGACGGCCCAGGAGCGCGCCCGGGCGCCGCAGATCTATTCGACCCTGCAACAGACCCGTGAGCTGTTCCGCCAGGGCCATAGCTGGCAGGCGCTGGAGCAGGCCGCCAAGGCCCGCCTGGAGCGCGCCGGCTTCGTCCCCGACTACGTGGCGATACGCCGCGCCGAGGACCTCGCCGAGCCGGGTCCGGACGAGCGGGAAGGGCTGGTGGTGCTGGTTGCCGCCCGTCTGGGCGCCACCCGTCTGATCGACAACCTGCCTTTCGACTGA
- the panB gene encoding 3-methyl-2-oxobutanoate hydroxymethyltransferase, whose protein sequence is MKAEGRKIVMLTAYDASFAAQLESAGVDVALVGDSLGMVVQGRSSTLPVTVDEMVYHTAATARGLSATLLVADLPFMSDRDVPAAMEAATRLVGQGGAAMVKIEGAGRICEVISALAERDIPVCSHLGLTPQSVNKFGGYKVQGKTQDAADKLFADAKAVEAAGADLLVLECVPSALAARITAELSIPVIGIGAGVDCDGQVLVVYDLLGLTPGKRPKFSKDFLAGRDSIQGAIGAYVADVRELRFPGVEHSFS, encoded by the coding sequence ATGAAAGCCGAAGGCCGGAAGATCGTGATGCTCACCGCCTACGACGCGAGTTTCGCTGCCCAACTGGAATCCGCCGGGGTCGACGTGGCCCTGGTCGGCGATTCGCTGGGTATGGTGGTGCAAGGGCGTTCGAGCACCTTGCCGGTCACGGTCGACGAGATGGTCTATCACACCGCCGCCACCGCGCGCGGGCTGTCGGCCACGCTGCTGGTCGCCGACCTGCCGTTCATGAGCGACCGCGATGTCCCTGCCGCGATGGAGGCCGCCACACGGCTGGTCGGGCAGGGCGGTGCCGCGATGGTCAAGATCGAGGGCGCCGGTCGCATCTGCGAGGTCATCTCGGCGCTGGCCGAGCGCGACATCCCGGTGTGCAGTCACCTGGGCCTGACCCCGCAGTCGGTAAACAAGTTCGGTGGCTACAAGGTCCAGGGCAAGACCCAGGATGCCGCCGACAAGCTGTTCGCCGACGCGAAGGCGGTCGAGGCCGCCGGTGCCGACCTGCTCGTGCTGGAGTGTGTACCTTCGGCGCTCGCGGCACGCATCACCGCCGAACTGTCGATTCCCGTGATCGGCATCGGCGCAGGCGTCGACTGCGACGGTCAGGTCCTGGTCGTCTACGACCTGCTCGGCCTCACGCCGGGCAAGCGACCGAAGTTTTCCAAGGATTTCCTCGCGGGACGCGATTCCATCCAGGGCGCCATCGGCGCCTACGTTGCGGACGTGCGTGAGCTGCGCTTCCCCGGCGTCGAACACAGTTTCAGCTGA
- the folK gene encoding 2-amino-4-hydroxy-6-hydroxymethyldihydropteridine diphosphokinase, translated as MVRALIGLGGNLGEVRERLDAAVASLDALPGVAVVARSRFYRTPPWGHIEQPDFVNAAIAVDTSLPPLALLDALLATERAFGRVRDGERWGPRTIDLDLLAYGDDVIDDERLAVPHPRIAERAFVLLPLADIASDAVLPGVGRVGDLLSKIDARACTPLP; from the coding sequence ATCGTTCGCGCCCTGATCGGACTCGGCGGCAACCTGGGTGAGGTGCGTGAACGGCTCGATGCCGCGGTCGCCTCCCTGGATGCCTTGCCCGGCGTCGCCGTCGTGGCGCGGTCGCGGTTCTACCGTACGCCGCCCTGGGGGCATATCGAGCAGCCCGACTTCGTCAACGCGGCTATCGCCGTCGATACGAGCTTGCCCCCCTTGGCGTTGCTAGATGCTTTGCTGGCGACCGAGCGTGCGTTTGGCCGCGTTCGCGATGGTGAGCGTTGGGGCCCTCGCACGATCGATCTCGACCTGCTGGCTTATGGCGATGACGTGATCGACGACGAGCGCCTGGCCGTGCCGCATCCGCGGATCGCCGAGCGCGCCTTCGTGCTATTGCCCCTGGCCGATATCGCCTCCGATGCCGTCTTGCCCGGTGTGGGGCGTGTCGGCGACCTGCTGTCGAAGATCGACGCGCGGGCCTGCACCCCGCTTCCCTGA
- the pcnB gene encoding polynucleotide adenylyltransferase PcnB, translating into MNPETRNEVAPTLRVIPREQHSISRKNISKAALRVLYRLHDAGFAAYLVGGAVRDLLLGGHPKDFDVATNATPDEVKGLFRNCRLIGRRFRLAHVVFGPEIIEVATFRGTGEDGTGGEGDRHIVDGRIVRDNIWGTIEEDAVRRDFRVNALYYDISDFSVRDYVGGMQDLEDKTMRLIGDPDQRYREDPVRMLRAARLAAKLGFTIDKEAQAPFASLGHLLGEAAPARLFDESLKLFLAGHGLKSFKMLEACGLLKFLFPATARALERGDQALRALVEQGLANTDARIAEGKSVTPAFLYAVLLWGEVRDQAHGWIAQGFDINEAWQRAAVHVVGEQCQRVAIPRRFTFTMEEIWSLQPRFEQIHRKRVFRLMSHPRFRAAFDFLLLRAHESDSMRELGEWWAHAQQLPPEMLAAALGGGGVPVHEPTVSATAPARKRRRRRKPGGRGKGDSGGA; encoded by the coding sequence TTGAATCCCGAAACCAGGAATGAGGTTGCGCCGACGCTCCGCGTCATCCCGCGCGAACAGCACTCCATTTCCCGCAAGAACATCAGCAAGGCCGCCTTGCGCGTCCTCTACCGTCTGCACGACGCGGGGTTCGCTGCCTATCTGGTCGGCGGTGCCGTGCGCGACCTCTTGCTCGGTGGTCACCCGAAAGACTTCGATGTGGCGACCAATGCGACGCCGGACGAGGTCAAGGGGCTGTTCCGCAATTGCCGCCTGATCGGCCGGCGCTTCCGTCTGGCCCACGTGGTCTTCGGGCCCGAGATCATCGAGGTCGCCACCTTCCGTGGCACCGGCGAGGACGGCACGGGCGGTGAGGGCGACCGACACATCGTCGACGGCCGGATCGTCCGCGACAACATCTGGGGCACGATCGAGGAAGACGCCGTCCGCCGCGACTTCCGCGTCAACGCGCTCTACTACGACATCTCCGATTTCAGCGTGCGCGATTACGTTGGCGGCATGCAGGACCTCGAAGACAAGACCATGCGGCTCATCGGGGACCCCGACCAGCGCTATCGCGAAGACCCGGTGCGCATGCTTCGTGCTGCCCGCCTTGCAGCGAAGCTCGGCTTCACCATCGACAAGGAAGCCCAGGCGCCGTTCGCCTCGCTGGGTCATCTCCTTGGAGAAGCCGCGCCGGCCCGCCTGTTCGATGAATCGCTGAAGCTCTTCCTCGCCGGACACGGCCTGAAGAGCTTCAAGATGCTCGAGGCCTGCGGCCTGCTGAAATTCCTTTTCCCGGCGACTGCCCGCGCCCTCGAGCGCGGTGACCAGGCGCTGCGTGCGCTGGTCGAGCAGGGCCTGGCCAATACGGATGCACGCATCGCCGAAGGCAAGTCGGTAACGCCGGCCTTCCTCTACGCCGTGCTTCTGTGGGGTGAGGTGCGCGACCAGGCACACGGCTGGATCGCCCAGGGTTTCGATATCAACGAAGCCTGGCAGCGCGCCGCGGTACACGTGGTGGGCGAGCAGTGCCAGCGCGTTGCCATTCCGCGCCGCTTTACCTTCACGATGGAAGAGATCTGGTCGCTGCAGCCGCGGTTCGAGCAGATCCATCGCAAGCGCGTGTTCCGGCTGATGTCTCATCCGCGTTTCCGCGCGGCATTCGACTTCCTGCTTTTGCGTGCGCACGAATCCGACAGCATGCGTGAGCTCGGCGAGTGGTGGGCGCATGCCCAGCAGCTGCCGCCGGAAATGCTCGCGGCCGCTCTGGGCGGCGGTGGCGTTCCCGTTCACGAACCCACCGTCTCGGCGACGGCACCGGCACGCAAGCGCCGTCGTCGGCGCAAACCCGGTGGTCGTGGCAAGGGCGATTCGGGCGGCGCGTGA
- the fdxA gene encoding ferredoxin FdxA → MTFVVTDNCIKCKYTDCVEVCPVDAFHQGPNFLVINPDECIDCTLCEPECPINAIYPEDDVPAGQEVFVALNAELAKAWPVITERKDGLPDAKDWEGKPNKIDLLER, encoded by the coding sequence ATGACCTTTGTCGTTACCGACAACTGCATCAAGTGCAAGTACACGGACTGCGTCGAGGTTTGCCCGGTCGACGCCTTTCACCAAGGCCCGAACTTCCTGGTGATCAATCCGGACGAGTGCATCGACTGCACCCTGTGCGAGCCGGAATGCCCGATCAACGCCATCTACCCCGAGGACGACGTCCCCGCGGGCCAGGAAGTGTTCGTCGCGCTGAACGCCGAGCTGGCCAAGGCCTGGCCGGTCATCACCGAGCGCAAGGACGGCCTCCCGGACGCCAAGGACTGGGAAGGCAAGCCGAACAAGATCGACTTGCTCGAGCGCTGA
- the dapA gene encoding 4-hydroxy-tetrahydrodipicolinate synthase: MDISGSITALATPFAADGSLDLDAFGRLLDQQIAGGTQGVVVAGSTGESHFLEHDEFERLLAFAVKHVNHRIPVIAGTGEAGTAKTIATTRLAKSLGADAALVVAPFYVRPTQEGMRRHFLAVADEGGLPVILYNVPPRTGCDIATETVAVLRDHPGIIGIKEARGDAERIRALAELIRPDFVYLSGDDGSAHQAMLAGAAGTISVVANLVPEAFRAFCDAARSGDPERAARETERLAPLIDALNCAPNPIAVKAGLAALGLGSAAPRLPLVELEAGPALVRVRETLAALAPLSSAA; the protein is encoded by the coding sequence TTGGACATCTCCGGAAGTATCACCGCGCTGGCGACGCCGTTCGCCGCCGACGGCTCTCTCGATCTCGACGCGTTTGGCCGACTGCTCGACCAGCAGATCGCCGGTGGCACCCAGGGTGTCGTCGTCGCCGGGTCGACGGGCGAGTCTCATTTCCTCGAACACGATGAATTCGAGCGCCTGCTCGCCTTCGCCGTGAAACACGTGAACCACCGTATTCCCGTCATCGCCGGCACCGGCGAGGCAGGCACGGCAAAAACCATCGCCACCACCCGCCTTGCCAAGTCCCTTGGCGCGGACGCGGCCCTGGTCGTGGCGCCGTTCTACGTCCGTCCGACCCAGGAGGGCATGCGCCGGCATTTCCTCGCCGTGGCGGACGAGGGCGGCCTCCCGGTCATCCTCTATAACGTGCCGCCGCGCACCGGCTGCGATATCGCGACGGAAACGGTGGCGGTCCTTCGTGACCATCCGGGCATCATCGGTATCAAGGAAGCCCGGGGCGATGCCGAGCGCATTCGTGCCCTCGCGGAACTTATTCGTCCGGATTTCGTCTACCTCAGCGGCGACGACGGCTCGGCCCACCAGGCCATGCTGGCGGGCGCCGCCGGAACCATTTCGGTCGTGGCCAATCTCGTGCCCGAAGCCTTCCGCGCCTTCTGCGACGCCGCCCGTTCGGGCGACCCGGAGCGGGCCGCGAGGGAGACGGAACGGCTGGCTCCGCTGATCGACGCGCTCAATTGCGCGCCGAACCCGATCGCGGTGAAGGCCGGTCTGGCCGCGCTGGGGCTCGGTTCGGCCGCTCCGCGGCTGCCCCTGGTCGAGCTGGAAGCGGGCCCGGCGCTGGTCAGAGTGCGCGAAACGCTCGCCGCTCTGGCACCATTGTCGTCCGCTGCCTGA
- a CDS encoding glycine cleavage system protein R: MGSRALNRSAVRSTTADNQLLISTLSPAHRAPILALAKRIADSGCNMADARVSTIGNDTSVMLLASGAWDAVAKLETALGKLARDEELQIVHYRTTPREPTSHLLPYLVEVIAADRPGILVKIIEFFSRRDISVEQLTSMRYQAMQTGAEMFQAQITIGIPSETHIAALRDDFLELCDGLNLDAIMDPVKF, from the coding sequence ATCGGTAGTCGAGCCTTGAATCGTTCTGCAGTACGTAGCACCACCGCCGATAACCAGCTGCTCATTTCGACGCTGTCGCCAGCGCATCGCGCGCCGATCCTCGCGCTGGCCAAGCGCATCGCCGACTCCGGCTGCAATATGGCCGACGCCCGCGTCTCCACGATCGGCAACGACACCTCGGTGATGCTCCTCGCCTCGGGCGCCTGGGATGCGGTGGCCAAGCTGGAAACCGCGCTGGGCAAGCTGGCACGCGACGAAGAACTGCAGATCGTCCATTACCGCACCACGCCGCGCGAGCCGACCTCGCACCTGCTGCCTTATCTGGTCGAGGTGATCGCCGCCGACCGTCCGGGCATCCTGGTCAAGATCATCGAGTTCTTCTCGCGTCGCGACATCAGCGTCGAGCAGCTCACTTCCATGCGTTACCAGGCCATGCAGACCGGCGCCGAGATGTTCCAGGCGCAGATCACCATTGGCATTCCGTCGGAAACGCACATCGCCGCGCTGCGCGACGATTTCCTCGAACTGTGCGATGGCCTCAACCTCGATGCCATCATGGACCCCGTGAAGTTCTGA
- a CDS encoding peroxiredoxin has translation MIGKGKKLPKLEGALGDGNRLSLASLHGKWVVVFFYPKDNTPGCTNEAKDFRDLYGEFQAVNAEVIGVSRDSVRSHANFASKHELPFPLVSDADEAWCQAFDVIHEKVLYGKRYLGVVRSTFLIDPNGKLAAEWRGIKIPGHARAVLESVPTA, from the coding sequence ATGATCGGCAAGGGCAAGAAGCTACCCAAACTCGAAGGCGCCCTGGGCGACGGCAACCGCCTGTCGCTGGCCTCCCTCCACGGCAAGTGGGTCGTCGTTTTCTTCTACCCGAAGGACAACACGCCGGGCTGCACGAACGAGGCGAAGGATTTTCGCGACCTCTACGGCGAATTCCAGGCAGTGAACGCCGAGGTCATCGGTGTCTCCCGCGATTCCGTGCGCTCGCACGCGAACTTCGCCAGCAAACACGAACTGCCCTTCCCGCTCGTCTCCGATGCCGACGAAGCCTGGTGCCAGGCGTTCGACGTCATCCATGAAAAAGTCCTCTACGGCAAACGCTACCTCGGCGTGGTCCGTAGCACGTTCCTGATCGACCCCAACGGCAAGCTCGCCGCGGAATGGCGCGGAATCAAGATCCCCGGCCATGCGCGAGCCGTGCTCGAGAGTGTTCCCACCGCGTGA
- a CDS encoding PhoH family protein: MTGSKRIYALDTNVLLHDPTSLFRFEEHDVFIPMTVLEELDDKKKGGSEVSRNGRQVSRFLNELIERGGGDGIRNGVELINPQGIKLNRGAVGRLFFQQRTGHGNGKADNQILAAVIDLRDQFPDRPVILVSKDINLRIKASIYGITAEDYENDRALDDFALLFTGSDALPEDFWTRHPELRSWNERGRTFYEMDMHEDENWYANECLYMPGENDVELRVLEIRGDEDNRKAKLVLLDDHTHASHGVWGIAARNREQNFAMNLLMDPDVDFVTLLGTAGTGKTLLALAAGLAQVMDQQRYREIIMTRATVSVGEDIGFLPGTEEEKMTPWMGALTDNLEVLANPEEGGSWGRQATNDLLASRVKIRSLNFMRGRTFLSRYLIIDEAQNLTPKQMKTLITRAGPGTKIVCLGNVEQIDTPYLTETTSGLTYAVDRFKMWAHSGHITLKRGERSRLADFASEAL, translated from the coding sequence ATGACCGGAAGCAAGCGCATCTACGCCCTCGACACCAACGTGCTGCTGCACGACCCGACATCGCTGTTCCGCTTCGAGGAGCACGACGTCTTCATACCGATGACGGTGCTGGAGGAACTGGACGACAAGAAGAAAGGCGGCTCGGAAGTCTCGCGCAACGGCCGCCAGGTAAGCCGTTTCCTCAATGAACTGATCGAACGCGGCGGCGGCGATGGCATCCGCAACGGCGTGGAACTGATCAACCCGCAGGGCATCAAGCTCAATCGCGGCGCCGTGGGCCGGCTGTTCTTCCAACAGCGCACGGGCCATGGCAACGGCAAGGCCGACAACCAGATCCTGGCCGCCGTCATCGATCTGCGCGACCAGTTTCCGGACCGGCCGGTCATCCTGGTCTCCAAAGACATCAACTTGCGGATCAAGGCGTCGATCTACGGCATCACCGCCGAAGATTACGAGAACGACCGCGCGCTGGACGACTTCGCCCTGCTCTTCACCGGCTCGGACGCCCTGCCCGAGGACTTCTGGACACGGCATCCGGAACTGCGCTCGTGGAACGAACGTGGCCGCACGTTCTACGAAATGGACATGCACGAGGACGAGAACTGGTACGCCAACGAATGCCTGTACATGCCCGGCGAGAACGACGTCGAGCTGCGCGTACTGGAGATCCGTGGCGACGAGGACAACCGCAAGGCCAAGCTCGTCCTGCTCGACGACCACACGCACGCCTCGCACGGGGTCTGGGGTATCGCGGCGCGCAATCGCGAGCAGAACTTCGCGATGAACCTGCTGATGGATCCCGACGTCGACTTCGTCACCCTGCTCGGCACGGCCGGTACGGGCAAGACCTTGCTCGCCCTCGCCGCGGGCCTGGCCCAGGTGATGGACCAGCAGCGTTACCGCGAGATCATCATGACCCGCGCGACGGTGTCGGTCGGCGAGGACATCGGCTTCCTGCCCGGTACGGAGGAAGAGAAGATGACGCCTTGGATGGGCGCCCTCACCGATAACCTCGAGGTGCTGGCCAACCCGGAAGAAGGCGGATCATGGGGCCGCCAGGCCACCAACGACCTGCTTGCCTCACGCGTGAAGATCCGCTCGCTGAACTTCATGCGCGGCCGCACCTTCCTCAGCCGCTACCTCATCATCGACGAGGCCCAGAACCTCACCCCGAAGCAGATGAAGACCCTGATCACGCGTGCCGGTCCGGGCACGAAGATCGTCTGCCTGGGCAACGTGGAGCAGATCGACACGCCTTACCTGACGGAGACCACCTCGGGCCTCACCTACGCGGTGGACCGCTTCAAGATGTGGGCCCACTCGGGGCACATCACCCTCAAGCGCGGCGAGCGGTCCAGACTGGCCGATTTCGCGTCCGAAGCGTTGTAA
- the thiD gene encoding bifunctional hydroxymethylpyrimidine kinase/phosphomethylpyrimidine kinase yields the protein MTVKAKPNTLTIAGSDSGGGAGIQADLKTFHARGTHGLTAITAVTSQNTRGVTAVHTLPLSHIRSQIEAVFDDFPVAAVKTGMLGSAAVTRLVAKEMQVRKPAWLVVDPVMIATSGARLLDEDALEAMVTRLIPLADVLTPNLPEAEALLGRPLGRDMDAAGADLLALGARGVLLKGGHGKGREVVDRFYDASGVTEVRHPRLPFEGHGSGCTLASAVAAGLARGKSPHVAVREAIVWVNKAFQRAWRPGGGSVYVLGH from the coding sequence ATGACCGTCAAAGCAAAACCCAACACCCTCACCATCGCAGGCTCAGACTCCGGCGGCGGTGCCGGCATTCAGGCCGACCTGAAGACTTTCCACGCACGCGGCACGCATGGGTTAACCGCCATCACGGCGGTAACCTCACAGAACACGCGTGGCGTAACTGCGGTTCATACGCTACCCCTCTCTCATATCCGCAGCCAGATCGAGGCCGTGTTCGACGACTTCCCGGTTGCCGCGGTGAAGACCGGCATGCTCGGCAGTGCGGCGGTGACTCGCTTGGTCGCGAAGGAAATGCAGGTGCGCAAGCCAGCCTGGCTGGTCGTCGATCCGGTGATGATCGCGACGAGCGGCGCGCGTTTGCTCGATGAAGACGCGCTTGAGGCAATGGTGACGCGCCTGATCCCATTGGCCGACGTCCTTACGCCCAACCTCCCGGAAGCTGAAGCCCTCCTGGGTCGTCCACTCGGCCGCGACATGGACGCCGCGGGCGCCGACCTGCTCGCCCTCGGCGCGCGCGGCGTGCTTCTGAAGGGCGGCCACGGCAAAGGTCGCGAGGTGGTCGATCGTTTTTACGATGCGAGCGGTGTCACCGAGGTTCGCCACCCTCGCCTGCCCTTTGAAGGCCACGGTAGCGGCTGCACGCTGGCTTCCGCCGTGGCGGCGGGGCTAGCTCGGGGCAAATCGCCGCACGTGGCTGTCCGGGAGGCGATCGTGTGGGTTAACAAGGCCTTCCAGCGGGCCTGGCGGCCCGGCGGCGGCTCGGTCTACGTGCTCGGGCACTGA
- a CDS encoding aspartyl/asparaginyl beta-hydroxylase domain-containing protein, with amino-acid sequence MVLYVLILFTLCVLLVHLRGRSRLRFDRQLVDHSAIFAPYNLLMYAFSAVPARPILDRAGFPQLDLLQGNWQKIREEAMHLFDEGFIRSAEKHSDASFNSFFKQGWKRFYLKWYGEPLASAEALCPETVKLLNSIPSVKAAMFALLPPGSKLNPHRDPFAGSLRYHLGLITPNSDDCRIFVDGEMHAWRDGKDVVFDETYVHWAENRTDQTRVILFADVERPLKSRLMTGINKRVGAFMGSITASPNDDESSEQVGFVNRMFALNNRGRARTRKFKKANPKLFRIIKYIGILLMIWLVFLAPYPFFRGNS; translated from the coding sequence ATCGTCCTGTATGTGCTGATCCTGTTCACGCTCTGCGTGTTGCTGGTGCACCTGCGTGGACGCTCGCGCCTGCGCTTCGATCGCCAGCTGGTCGATCATTCGGCCATCTTCGCGCCGTACAACCTGCTGATGTACGCCTTCTCCGCCGTGCCGGCACGACCGATCCTCGATCGCGCGGGCTTCCCGCAGCTCGACCTGCTCCAGGGCAACTGGCAGAAGATTCGCGAAGAAGCGATGCATCTGTTCGACGAGGGCTTTATCCGCTCCGCCGAAAAGCACAGCGACGCGAGCTTCAACTCGTTCTTCAAGCAGGGCTGGAAGCGCTTTTACCTGAAATGGTACGGCGAGCCGCTGGCCTCGGCCGAGGCGCTCTGCCCGGAAACGGTGAAGCTGCTGAATTCGATTCCGAGCGTGAAAGCGGCGATGTTCGCCCTGCTCCCGCCGGGCAGCAAGCTCAACCCGCATCGCGATCCGTTCGCCGGCTCGCTGCGTTACCACCTTGGCCTGATCACGCCGAACTCCGACGACTGCCGGATCTTCGTCGACGGTGAAATGCACGCCTGGCGCGATGGCAAGGACGTGGTCTTCGACGAAACTTACGTGCACTGGGCCGAGAACCGCACGGACCAGACCCGCGTCATCCTCTTCGCCGATGTCGAGCGTCCGCTGAAGAGCCGCCTGATGACCGGCATCAACAAGCGCGTCGGCGCCTTCATGGGCTCGATCACCGCCTCGCCGAACGACGACGAAAGCAGCGAGCAGGTCGGCTTCGTCAATCGCATGTTCGCGCTGAACAACCGCGGGCGCGCACGCACGCGCAAGTTCAAGAAAGCCAATCCGAAGCTGTTCCGCATCATCAAGTACATCGGCATCCTGCTGATGATCTGGCTGGTCTTTCTTGCGCCGTATCCGTTCTTTCGCGGCAATAGCTGA